A portion of the Bacteroidales bacterium genome contains these proteins:
- a CDS encoding ribosome-associated translation inhibitor RaiA, whose product MKVKIQTVHFDADSRLEEFIHERVDKLMNRYKKVIHADVVLRLDKSESQENKIAEIKLEVPGNHLFVKKQSRTFEEAADSAVEVLHRQLEKLKDKH is encoded by the coding sequence ATGAAAGTAAAAATTCAAACAGTCCATTTTGACGCCGATAGTCGCTTAGAAGAATTTATTCATGAACGCGTTGACAAACTTATGAATAGATATAAAAAGGTAATTCATGCCGATGTGGTTTTGCGTCTTGATAAATCGGAGTCTCAGGAAAATAAAATCGCTGAAATAAAACTCGAAGTTCCGGGCAATCATTTATTTGTTAAAAAACAATCCAGAACCTTTGAAGAAGCAGCCGATTCAGCCGTTGAAGTTTTACATCGTCAACTTGAAAAGTTAAAAGATAAACACTAA